GGCTTTAGAGTGAGTGACGGAGATAGTGGTCTTGTGTCGGGAGAATGATCGAATCGGGTCACGGTTCCTGCTACGAATCCGCTGAGCTATAAGATGACCACCATACCCTGGCTTAGCCACACAGTCGACGATCCATTTCTGTTGGCCGGCGGCGGCTCTCTTCAGTCTCTGTGAGATGATCGTGTGCGTGATGATTTTCTCTGCGGGAACCTGGCTGAGGTCATTTGAGTTATAGCGAATCTAAATACGTGCCAATCGATACAGACGACAAACCCCGCGCGGTACGACGTTGAACCAGACGGAAGTTATTGGAAACGGCTATCACGAACAAACCTGTCATTGGTTAGTGGAGTAGTAGATTATCGTAACAACGAAAGACCAGCAAATGCGCACTACCTCATCACTCAACAGTCTAATCCTGACGTGTTGTGTGCTCTTTTCCGGGTGTTCATCGTCCAAGCCTGTTCTATATCCTAACCAAGCCTATCAAGAAGTCGGGAAGGAGAAAGCCGAACAAGATATTGCGCTGTGCGAGGAATTGGCCGAGCAATACGTTCAGCAATCCAACAAGGGAGAACAGGTTGCGGGGAAAACGGTGATCGGAGGAGCGGCTGGAGCGGCATCAGGAGCCGTTGGAGGAGCGATCACCGGAAATGTTGGAGTGGGAGCAGCCGCTGGCGCGGCCGTTGGTGCGACGTATGGGTTGCTGCGAGGGATTTTTGCTTCCGGAGGTCCGGAAGCCAACCCAACGTACCGTAAGTTTGTGGATCGTTGCTTACGCGAAAAAGGCTATGAACCCATGGGATGGGACTAGAAGGCATGTAATCTACATGCCAATTGGAAGACCTTATCTTCAAGGTAGGATGTCCAACAATGGCCATGAGCGTCTCAACAACCGCCTCCTAGGACGCTTGTGATTGAAATATCAGAAGCCGTCGGACTCCAATCTAGCCTGTCTGTTCATTGAGCCTCAAAGCCATCAACTATCACGTTCTAGGACACCTCCAATTCATCATATGTTTAAGTAGAGAAGGCAAAATCGGCGCTACCCTGTAATCTTTCGATACCCAAACAGTAAGAGCAGTGCTCCGCCGATGGCGATGCCAAAACTCCGTAAGTCAAACCCGGAGATATCCCCATAGCCCAATGACGTGCTGATTCCTCCGCCGACTACCGCTCCGGCAATGCCGATTAAGATTGTGATGATAAACCCGCCAGGGTCTTTCCCCGGCATGAGAATTTTAGCCAAGATCCCGGCGATGAGACCAAAAAATATCCACGAGAGAATGCCCATATCACTTCTCCTGGTAGATGGAAGTGGCGAAGTGCTCTGCGTATCAGCTATTGCTCCTTCGCCATCGTGGTAATAAACGAGTCGGCTTCTTTAATCGAAGCCTCCATATCCTTGATGAGCGAGGTGATGTCACTTTCGACCGCGACCAGCTCGTCTTTCAATGACGCGATCGCCTTGGCGTTAAGATTATGCTTTAGGAACAACACTTGATCTTTAAACGATGCCATGACGGGGTCCATCTTTTTTTCCGCACGTTTCATGGCTTTGATCAGTTGAGCATATTGTTTGCGAGTCTGATCCAGTTTTTGTTGGCTCGTACGACGTAAGTTGGCGTTCGAGTATTCCTGAAGCTCGGCTTCCCATTCAGCGAACAGGGCTTCAGAGACATCCTCAACTGACGCGACTCGATTATGAACGGCCTGCGCCTTGGCTTCGCTCTGTTCGTATTCGGCGCTCAGCTTGTCATACTTTTCCTGCAGATCGCCGCCTTTAAAGTTCAACACCGACGAAAAACGTTCTAAGGCTGATTTGAATTGTTCCTTCGCTTCGGACTGGGCGTCACGAGCTTTCTCGACATCGGAAACAAGAATGTCCCGTTTGTGATAACCGATTTTCTCCATGGCTTCGTAATATACGGTTTGACAACCCATGATGGTGAGCACCATGACGCACACGAAGTAGAAGCGGAGGATGCTTGGCAGCTGACGTGTTTCCATGAATGAAAGTCTCCTGGGAAGATAAACGAATGCAATCGTCGCCGTTGCATTCACGTAGTCGCGGTCGCTGTTTCCTGATCGACAAGGCATCTGGGGTGGTGCTGTGCTAGGAATAAGTGCTGATGACCTTTTCGAGCAGGCCTTTTAGACTGTCTCCACCCTGTTTCTGGACGTATTCCAGGACTTGAGGAACAAATTTTCCGATCATTTCTGAATCAAGACCCAGTTTCGAAAACCCACCGGCTAAGGCCGCCAGTGATCCGAGTCCACCGACATTTCCTCCCAGGCTGGACGCAATGCCGCCCAAGATACCCATCACGCCTCCTCCACCTTCTCCCCCGCCGCCAGTCGAAGGCGCTGCGCTCATGAGATCGCTAATGCCGGGTATGGCGTTGGCAATTTGTTGGAAATCGCCAGCTTCAAGTTTTTCTTTGGCGAGATTAAACAGCATGCCGGCTCCACCTTTGGCTTGATCCTCGGTTACGCCTAAATTACTCACTAATTGTTGAATGAGTTCCATCATAATGGCCTCCTTTGGAATACCACGATATAGAGGGGGTCATGAACGTTAACAGAGAGGGTGACCGGTATTGTAAGCTATTTCCAGGCTGGAGTCATGTCTCCAGACGAATCCTGCCAGAAGGGGACCCAAGCAAGAGCCAGAAGCTTGATGGAGATATTGGTTTTTGTCGGACGAATTGAGATGGATTCAAGAGCGCCGGCATCTTCTTCCCATTTTGCTGCAAGCTGGCTCTTGTCCTTTTGAAATTGAGCATCGAGCGCGAGCATGCGTTCTCGTAGGGCCTCAACGGTATCACCAGCCCGCGCGACGTCTTTGGCTTCCTTCATGGACCGGCCAAGGCCTCGAATCGCCGTCGTGGCCTGTCCCATCGATGAACGGCTTACGGTTTTCCTTCCCAAAAAAACCGATAAGAGCGTCGCGCCGAAGGAAATGGCCGTTTGCATTTTTTGTTGTTTCGCCTGTTCGGCCTCCCGCTCGACCGCTTGTTCCGCACGGCGAATCTGCTCTTCCAGCGCTGCGATCTTGGGCGCATACTTTCTTCGCAGTTGTTCGATGTCTTCATCGCGTTGTTCATGGGCGAGTTGTTGGACGCGAATGCGAAAATCCCGTTCCGATTCATCAGGTTCTGAAACGGTGTTGAGAGGAGGACTTTTCCAGAGTTCAAGGGTCTTATTCCGGTACACCCAATCTTTAAGCGCCTTTTCCCACTTCTTGTACTGTTGGACCTGACCGGCCGCTGAAGCCGTGGGAGAATACCTGACGTGATCCTCTGGCGACTTCTCAAGATCGTCGAGGTCAATCTCTGTTTCTTCCATTTCATTCCAGTCCACCGGAAGAGGATCGTCCGTGATCGGAACCAACCCCGTGAGTTCTCGTAACACGTCTACGTTGGTCTTGGATTGCAAGTAGTGAATCGACGCAGACCCCAATAAGCGCGGTTGATAGACGAGTGAACCGTCTTCCGGCTGCGAGCAGCGAGTGGGGAGATACAACTGGAGGATCTCCGAAGGCAAGATGGGTGGTTGGGAGGTTCCGAATTCTTCCCCAGAGGCAGCAGATCGCGTTGGCGTCGGCTGATCGGAAGCAGGCTCAGCGAATTGTTCTCCCGTGGAAAGTTGAGCCTTGTACGGGTCCATCAACATTTTGACCTGCGATCTGGTCAGCGGCCCACGCAAGTACGAAAGCGCCCATCGGGTCTCAAAAATTTCTGGAGCGTCTTCGTGAACGTTGTTCATCAGAAAAACACGATTGCCCAATCGTGAAAGGGTTCGCTCCATCTGTTTACGATTCATGGTCTTCCCAGCCTCAGAGGCGGCTCCTTCCAAGCCATCCAGAACACGGGCCATATCCCGCTCGGTCTGCAAGCGTCCGATGAACCACGTACCGGCGTTGCCGAGACCCTTGTAATCGAGGTCTACGGGGTTCTGGGTCGCTAGAACGGTTCCCACGCCGAAGGCGCGGGCTTGTTTGAGTAATGTCAGCAGCGGGGCCTTGGATGGTGGATTCTTCACCGGCGGAAAGTACCCGAACACTTCATCCATGTAGACAAGGGCGCGAAGACTCGTGGTTCCTGACTGCGTTCGCATCCAACTCACCATTTGACTCAACAGCAGTGTGACGATGAACATCCGCTCGGTGTCACTGAGGTGCGCGATCGAGAAAATCGCCATGCGGGGTTTGCCATCAGGGGTGTAGAGTAATTGATCGATGTCCAGGGGCTGGCCTTCAAGCCATGTCGAAAATCCAGGGGCGCCCAATAGATTGTTGAACCGCATGGCGAGCGCAAAGCGATCTTTAGCCGGGAAAAATGCCTCGACATCCAGGATGCCGACTTTTTTGACGGGTGGATTCTGGATGTGACCGATGAGCTGCGCGAGGTCAAGGTCGTGGCCTTGAGCCCAGACATGTTTGAGGATGGTCGAAAGCAGGATATGCTCGCGGCTTTGCAGTGGATCAGCCTCGATGCCGATGAGGCTCAGGAGGCTGGTCGCCGTCGAACTCAGCCGTTCGCTGAGGAGTTCCGTGTCTTCCAGGATAGCCGGTGAAGGCGCCGCGAAAGACTTCAGGATCGAAATCGGGAGTCCTGCCGTGCTCCCCGGCGTGTACACGGCAAAGTCAGCAGCCTTGCGCAAACGTGCGATGCGTTCTCCGCTTTGTTGCCAGTAACGCAGCCCGTTCTTCCATTTCTCAGCTTCTTGTTGCGCATATTCGACTCGCGACAATCCTTTTTTTTGCGCGTCCTCTTCATTGACCCATGGCTCAAAGTCTTGTCCCCGCAGTTTCGGAAACGTCAGAAGCAGATTCGAGAGATCGCCTTTGGGGTCGATGATGAGAGCGGGGATGCCGTCGATGGCGGCTTCTTCGAGTAAGCCGATGCACAGGCCCGTTTTTCCACTGCCAGTCATGCCCACGCACACCGCATGAGTGACGAGATCTTTCGAGTCGTACATCGTGAGCCCTGGTCTGGGCTCTTTCTGTTCCAAATCGTACGGGCGCCCGAGATAGAACGCGCCCAATTTCTCAAACTCTTGCATGCCTTGAATCCTTTCGCCGACGTTCTTGGATGTTGGAGGGGATGCGGGTTTCGCCAATGTTCGCTACGGCAGATGCATTCCATCATAACTAAAGATGAATTCTCAACTTGGACACCTATCATCGAGATGTTGGAAGGTTGAAGTCGCCAATGGAAGTGTGGCCGTGGGTTGCTTTTGTGACGTGGCACAATCGTGTCCAAGGACACCTATCATCGAGATGTCGGAAGGGTGAAGCTGTCAACGAAAGTCTGGCTGTGAGTGGCTTGCTCGACGTGGCACGATCGTGTCCAAGGACACCTATCATCGAGATGTCGGAAGGGTGAAGCTGTCAACGAAAGTCTGGCTGTGAGTGGCTTGCTCGACGTGGCACGATCGTGTCCAAGGACACCTAAGGTTGTGCAGAAAATGTGAGTCAATGAATCATGCAAATAAGCGTAGTCCGAAAGATACAGGAAAAGGCATGCAGGCCTGATATCGTGGCAAATCTCTATTAGTCATATTATAATGACTAGTATGGTCAAATAAATTCGTAAGGAGCGTAGGATGAAAACCACACCGGTGTCTGAGTTAAAAGCTAGGTTAAGTGAACAGCTCTCTAGAGTAAAAGCAGGAGAAGAAGTCATTGTAACAGAGCGGGGTAAACCGATTGCGAAAATCGTTCCTCTTGATGTTGGGAAACTCGGTCTATCCGCCCGTGTATCGACATTAGCCAGAGATGGGCTTATTCGGCTAGGTGCCGGAAAGATTCCGAAAGATGTGTGGAAACTTCCCCGTCCTCTCGATAAACGTGGTCATGGGTTGAAAGCTCTTTTGAACGAACGAGAGGAGGGACGATGAAATTTTGGGATACCTCTGCGTTACTTCCCTTATGTCTGAAGGAGCCTTGGACGGTTCAAGTGAAAAAACTGATCGAACGGGATGACGATGTGGTGGCCTGGTGGGGATCTCTCGTTGAAGGATATTCAGCATTTGCCCGTCTTCGCCGTGAAGAGGTATTAACGGAGAAGGAGGAGCTTCAGTCACGGCAGATTCTTAGTCGTTTAGCAGATCTGTGGACAGAAGTTCGGCCGAGTAACCCTGTTCGCGATCAGGCTGGTCGTGCGTTACTTCTTCACCCCCTACAAGCGGCAGATGCATTACAATTGGCTGCGGCTTTAGTTTGGTCTGGCCACCAAACTGCGAATGTAGAGTTTGTCTGTTTAGATCATCGATTGCGCGAAGCTGCGTATCGAGAAGGGTTTCAGGTTCTCCCATAATCAGTAGTGGTTTCTAGAAACTACCCATCCTCAACATCTCGAATCACCGTACAGACAATTCGTCGCTCGGATCGCGGACCATCGAACTCACAAAAAAAGATATTCTGCCAGCGGGAGAGGCCGAGTTGCCCATCGATGATGGGAATGGTTTCTGAGGGGCCGACGAGTCCGGCTTTCAGATGCGCATCACCGTTCCCGTCTTGTGTGTCATGCAGCCATACGCCCGCTGGAATGAGCTTGCGAAGTAAATTCATCACATCTAGCGGGATGCTGTCGTCCCAGTTCTCCTGAATCATCATGGCTGCTGTCGCCCCTTGCGCGTACACATGCAGAATCCCCTGCTGCACGTCGCTTTCTTCAAGAATGGCACGCACCGAGGTCGTTATATCAATCAGTTCTTCATGTTTGGTTGTTCGTAAGGTGATGAACTCGCGCATAAAGAGAAAAGGGGGCTATCTGTTAAGATACAGAAACAGCATTCAAATTTCTGACAAATAATGAGTGTATGGCGTGGCGTATGGATTATTCTGGGTCCAGCTGGTTAAGAAAATTCTCAACGGACTTTTTGAAAAGATAGATAGCTGTATCTTTAGGAGAAGCGGTAATCGCCCTTTCCACTGCCGCGACAATAGAAAACTTATCAATCCCGAAACGTCTGACAACATAATGCGCATCTTGAAGATCCTGATCGGTTCCGCGTCGAAGTTTTGAGACGAT
The genomic region above belongs to Nitrospirales bacterium and contains:
- a CDS encoding GlsB/YeaQ/YmgE family stress response membrane protein — its product is MGILSWIFFGLIAGILAKILMPGKDPGGFIITILIGIAGAVVGGGISTSLGYGDISGFDLRSFGIAIGGALLLLFGYRKITG
- a CDS encoding DUF2959 domain-containing protein, which gives rise to METRQLPSILRFYFVCVMVLTIMGCQTVYYEAMEKIGYHKRDILVSDVEKARDAQSEAKEQFKSALERFSSVLNFKGGDLQEKYDKLSAEYEQSEAKAQAVHNRVASVEDVSEALFAEWEAELQEYSNANLRRTSQQKLDQTRKQYAQLIKAMKRAEKKMDPVMASFKDQVLFLKHNLNAKAIASLKDELVAVESDITSLIKDMEASIKEADSFITTMAKEQ
- a CDS encoding DUF2780 domain-containing protein, which codes for MMELIQQLVSNLGVTEDQAKGGAGMLFNLAKEKLEAGDFQQIANAIPGISDLMSAAPSTGGGGEGGGGVMGILGGIASSLGGNVGGLGSLAALAGGFSKLGLDSEMIGKFVPQVLEYVQKQGGDSLKGLLEKVISTYS
- a CDS encoding ATP-binding protein, producing MQEFEKLGAFYLGRPYDLEQKEPRPGLTMYDSKDLVTHAVCVGMTGSGKTGLCIGLLEEAAIDGIPALIIDPKGDLSNLLLTFPKLRGQDFEPWVNEEDAQKKGLSRVEYAQQEAEKWKNGLRYWQQSGERIARLRKAADFAVYTPGSTAGLPISILKSFAAPSPAILEDTELLSERLSSTATSLLSLIGIEADPLQSREHILLSTILKHVWAQGHDLDLAQLIGHIQNPPVKKVGILDVEAFFPAKDRFALAMRFNNLLGAPGFSTWLEGQPLDIDQLLYTPDGKPRMAIFSIAHLSDTERMFIVTLLLSQMVSWMRTQSGTTSLRALVYMDEVFGYFPPVKNPPSKAPLLTLLKQARAFGVGTVLATQNPVDLDYKGLGNAGTWFIGRLQTERDMARVLDGLEGAASEAGKTMNRKQMERTLSRLGNRVFLMNNVHEDAPEIFETRWALSYLRGPLTRSQVKMLMDPYKAQLSTGEQFAEPASDQPTPTRSAASGEEFGTSQPPILPSEILQLYLPTRCSQPEDGSLVYQPRLLGSASIHYLQSKTNVDVLRELTGLVPITDDPLPVDWNEMEETEIDLDDLEKSPEDHVRYSPTASAAGQVQQYKKWEKALKDWVYRNKTLELWKSPPLNTVSEPDESERDFRIRVQQLAHEQRDEDIEQLRRKYAPKIAALEEQIRRAEQAVEREAEQAKQQKMQTAISFGATLLSVFLGRKTVSRSSMGQATTAIRGLGRSMKEAKDVARAGDTVEALRERMLALDAQFQKDKSQLAAKWEEDAGALESISIRPTKTNISIKLLALAWVPFWQDSSGDMTPAWK
- a CDS encoding type II toxin-antitoxin system prevent-host-death family antitoxin; this encodes MKTTPVSELKARLSEQLSRVKAGEEVIVTERGKPIAKIVPLDVGKLGLSARVSTLARDGLIRLGAGKIPKDVWKLPRPLDKRGHGLKALLNEREEGR
- a CDS encoding type II toxin-antitoxin system VapC family toxin, translated to MKFWDTSALLPLCLKEPWTVQVKKLIERDDDVVAWWGSLVEGYSAFARLRREEVLTEKEELQSRQILSRLADLWTEVRPSNPVRDQAGRALLLHPLQAADALQLAAALVWSGHQTANVEFVCLDHRLREAAYREGFQVLP
- a CDS encoding secondary thiamine-phosphate synthase enzyme YjbQ encodes the protein MREFITLRTTKHEELIDITTSVRAILEESDVQQGILHVYAQGATAAMMIQENWDDSIPLDVMNLLRKLIPAGVWLHDTQDGNGDAHLKAGLVGPSETIPIIDGQLGLSRWQNIFFCEFDGPRSERRIVCTVIRDVEDG